One Natator depressus isolate rNatDep1 chromosome 3, rNatDep2.hap1, whole genome shotgun sequence DNA segment encodes these proteins:
- the VIP gene encoding VIP peptides has product MMEHRSSSQLLLSFTLFSVLCSPALALPPLGTYSAMRLGNRMPFDGASEPDQAQGSLKPETDIVPNAVPENDKFYFDMSRAIDRNARHADGLFTSGYSKLLGQLSARRYLESLIGKRVSNNLMDEQMPVKRHSDAVFTDNYSRFRKQMAVKKYLNSVLTGKRSQEELNPASLRDEAELLEPSFSETYDDVTVDELLNRLPLSL; this is encoded by the exons ATGATGGAACATAGAAGCAGCTCCCAGCTTCTTCTGTCCTTCACACTCTTCAGTGTTCTCTGCTCCCCAGCACTGGCATTACCGCCTTTGGGGACATACTCAGCTATGAG GTTGGGAAACAGAATGCCATTTGACGGAGCAAGTGAACCTGATCAAGCCCAAGGTTCATTAAAACCCGAAACTGACATTGTGCCAAATGCAGTACCAGAAAATGACAAATTCTATTTTGACATGTCCAGAGCTATAGATAG GAATGCAAGACATGCTGATGGACTTTTCACCAGTGGCTACAGCAAACTTTTGGGTCAACTTTCTGCAAGGAGATATCTGGAATCACTTATTGGAAAACGGGTTAG CAACAACCTCATGGACGAACAGATGCCCGTCAAACGTCATTCGGATGCCGTCTTCACTGACAACTACAGCCGATTTCGAAAGCAAATGGCCGTGAAGAAATATTTAAACTCAGTTTTAACTGGAAAAAGAAG CCAAGAAGAGCTAAACCCTGCCAGCCTTCGAGATGAAGCAGAATTGCTTGAACCCTCCTTTTCCGAAACCTATGATGATGTTACAGTAGATGAGCTGCTGAACCGCCTCCCATTG AGTCTTTGA